A single genomic interval of Primulina huaijiensis isolate GDHJ02 chromosome 7, ASM1229523v2, whole genome shotgun sequence harbors:
- the LOC140980810 gene encoding ISWI chromatin-remodeling complex ATPase CHR11 isoform X3, with amino-acid sequence MDEDVANEVSKREKLRLNEMQRLKKQKIREMLEAPNAAIDADMNNKGKGRLKYLLQQTELFSHFAKGDQTSSLKKAKGRGRHASKITEEEEDEECLKEEEEGLSGSGNTRLVAQPSCIQGKMRDYQLAGLNWLIRLYENGINGILADEMGLGKTLQTISILGYLHEFRGITGPHMVVAPKSTLGNWMNEIKRFCPILRAVKFLGNPDERRYIRDELLVAGKFDVCVTSFEMAIREKSALRRFSWRYIIIDEAHRIKNENSLLSKTMRLYNTNYRLLITGTPLQNNLHELWSLLNFLLPEIFSSSETFDEWFQISGENDQQEVVQQLHKVLRPFLLRRLKSDVEKGLPPKKETILKVGMSQMQKQYYKALLQKDLEVVNAGGERKRLLNIAMQLRKCCNHPYLFQGAEPGPPYTTGEHLIENAGKMVLLDKLLPKLKERDSRVLIFSQMTRLLDILEDYLIFRGYYYCRIDGNTGGDDRDASIEAFNSPGSEKFVFLLSTRAGGLGINLATADVVILYDSDWNPQVDLQAQDRAHRIGQKKEVQVFRFCAEFTIEEKVIERAYKKLALDALVIQQGRLAEQKTVNKDELLQMVRFGAEMVFSSKDSTITDEDIDRIIAKGEEATAELDAKMKKFTEDAIKFKMDDSAELYAFDDEKDEKFDFKKIVSENWMEPPKRERKRNYSESEYFKQTMRQSGPARPKEPRIPRMPQLHDFQFFNTQRLSELYEKEVRCLMQLHQRNQVKDTIDVDEPEGMFFYRDAIVLSGFVLIFSWYVVLYLDVGEPLTAEEQEEKERLLEEGFSTWSRRDFNTFIRACEKYGRNDITSINSEMEGKTEEEIERYAEAFKTRYKELNDYDRIIKNIERGEARISRKDEIMKAIGKKLNRYKNPWLELKIQYGQNKGKLYNEECDRFMICMVHKLGYGNWDELKAAFRTSPLFRFDWFVKSRTTQELARRCDTLIRLVERENQEYDERERQARKEKKLAKNTTPSKRSAARQATESPPSNQKKRKQLSMDDHVNSGKKRK; translated from the exons ATG GATGAAGATGTTGCAAATGAAGTGTCCAAACGTGAAAAGCTCCGGCTCAACGAAATGCAGCGGTTGAAGAAGCAGAAGATAAGAGAGATGCTAGAAGCCCCGAATGCTGCTATTGATGCTGACAtg AACAACAAAGGAAAGGGTCGATTGAAATATCTATTACAGCAGACAGAGTTGTTTTCTCATTTTGCTAAGGGTGATCAGACCTCCTCTCTGAAGAAGGCAAAAGGAAG AGGGCGCCATGCATCAAAGATAACTGAAgaggaagaagatgaagagtgTCTCAAAGAGGAAGAAGAAGGTCTTTCTGGCAGTGGAAATACAAGACTTGTGGCACAACCATCTT GTATTCAAGGAAAGATGAGGGATTACCAATTGGCTGGCTTAAATTGGTTGATAAGATTATATGAGAATGGCATTAATGGAATACTTGCTGATGAAATG GGACTCGGTAAAACATTACAAACCATCTCTATTTTGGGATACTTGCATGAGTTTAGAGGGATTACAGGCCCTCATATGGTTGTTGCTCCTAAATCTACACTTGGCAATTGGATGAATGAAATCAAACGGTTTTGTCCCATTTTGCGTGCTGTGAAATTTCTTGGAAATCCTGATGAAAGA AGATATATACGAGACGAGTTGCTAGTTGCTGGCAAGTTTGATGTTTGTGTGACAAGTTTTGAGATGGCCATTAGAGAGAAGTCTGCTTTGCGCCGATTTAGTTGGCGATATATCATTATAGATGAAGCTCATCGAATCAAGAATGAGAACTCGCTTCTCTCAAAAACGATGAGACTTTATAATACCAACTATCGGCTTTTAATAACAGGAACGCCACTTCAG AATAACCTCCACGAACTCTGGTCCCTCCTTAACTTTTTACTTCCTGAGATATTTAGCTCTTCTGAAACATTTGATGAATGGTTCCAAATTTCCGGTGAAAATGATCAACAAGAAGTTGTCCAGCAACTTCACAAG GTTCTTCGGCCATTCCTCCTTAGAAGATTGAAGTCTGATGTTGAGAAAGGTTTGCCTCCTAAAAAGGAGACAATATTAAAAGTTGGCATGTCTCAAATGCAAAAACAATACTACAAGGCATTGCTACAGAAAGATCTTGAGGTTGTAAATGCTGGCGGAGAAAGGAAGCGCCTGCTTAATATAGCAATGCAGCTCCGAAAATGTTGCAATCACCCATATTTATTTCAAGGAGCTGAACCTGGGCCACCTTATACCACTGGAGAACATCTTATAGAAAATGCTG GAAAGATGGTTCTTCTTGATAAACTGCTTCCAAAATTAAAGGAGCGTGATTCCAgggttttgatattttcacag ATGACAAGACTGTTGGACATTCTTGAAGACTACTTGATATTCCGTGGATACTATTATTGCCGAATTGATGGAAATACTGGTGGAGATGATCGAGATGCTTCCATTGAAGCCTTCAACAGTCCGGGAAGTGAGAAGTTTGTCTTTCTACTGTCAACAAGAGCCGGAGGACTTGGTATCAACCTTGCTACTGCTGATGTTGTCATTCTTTATGACAGTGATTG GAATCCGCAAGTTGATTTGCAGGCCCAGGACCGTGCTCATAGAATTGGACAGAAGAAGGAAGTGCAAGTCTTCCGTTTCTGCGCCGAG TTCACCATTGAGGAGAAAGTGATTGAGAGGGCCTATAAAAAACTTGCACTTGATGCTTTGGTTATCCAACAGGGACGATTAGCCGAGCAAAAGA CTGTTAATAAGGATGAGTTGCTGCAAATGGTGAGATTTGGTGCTGAAATGGTTTTTAGTTCGAAAGACAGCACAATAACGGATGAAGATATAGATAGAATTATTGCCAAGGGAGAAGAGGCTACAGCTGAACTTGATGCAAAGATGAAAAAATTTACTGAAGATGCTATCAAATTCAAAATGGATGATA GTGCTGAGTTGTATGCTTTTGATGATGAGAAG GATGAAAAGTTTGACTTCAAGAAAATTGTGAGTGAAAATTGGATGGAACCACCAAAAAGAGAAAGAAAGCGGAA TTACTCTGAATCAGAGTACTTCAAGCAGACAATGCGTCAAAGTGGTCCTGCAAGACCTAAAGAGCCACGAATTCCTCGCATGCCTCAGCT tcATGATTTCCAGTTCTTCAACACTCAGCGTCTTAGTGAACTGTATGAGAAAGAAGTTCGTTGTCTGATG CAATTACATCAGAGAAATCAGGTAAAAGACACAATAGATGTGGATGAACCTGAAGGTATGTTCTTTTATCGAGATGCCATTGTTCTATCAGGTTTTGTTTTGATATTCTCTTGGTATGTTGTTCTCTACCTAGATGTGGGGGAGCCGTTGACTGCTGAAGAGCAGGAAGAAAAGGAGCGGCTGCTGGAAGAA GGATTTTCAACATGGAGCAGGAGAGACTTCAATACTTTCATCAGGGCTTGTGAGAAGTATGGTCGAAATGATATCACGAGTATCAATTCCGAAATGGAAGGGAAAACCGAGGAAGAGATCGAGAGATATGCTGAAGCTTTCAAAACCCGATATAAAGAATTGAATG ATTATGATAGGATTATTAAGAACATCGAAAGAGGAGAAGCTAGAATTTCAAGGAAAGATGAGATCATGAAGGCTATAGGGAAGAAATTGAACCGCTACAAGAATCCATGGTTGGAACTGAAGATCCAATATGGCCAGAACAAAGGGAAGCTGTACAATGAAGAATGTGATCGCTTTATG ATATGTATGGTTCACAAGCTTGGATATGGGAATTGGGACGAGCTGAAAGCTGCCTTTCGCACTTCTCCATTATTTCGGTTTGATTGGTTTGTAAAATCTCGTACAACTCAAGAACTTGCAAGGAGATGTGACACACTTATCCGGCTGGTGGAGCGGGAAAATCAAGAATACGATGAGAGGGAGAGGCAAGCCCGTAAAGAGAAAAAGTTAGCCAAG AACACAACCCCCTCTAAGCGTTCCGCTGCTAGGCAGGCTACCGAGAGCCCTCCTTCCAATCAAAAGAAACGAAAGCAATTGTCAATGGACGATCATGTCAACTCG ggaaagaaaagaaaatga
- the LOC140980810 gene encoding ISWI chromatin-remodeling complex ATPase CHR11 isoform X2, with protein sequence MAKSSRLKYSSDESTSNSSEEEDAAKDQLNDEEDEEELEAVARTTDDFDDEEEDNSNAAAQEEEEVDEDVANEVSKREKLRLNEMQRLKKQKIREMLEAPNAAIDADMNNKGKGRLKYLLQQTELFSHFAKGDQTSSLKKAKGRGRHASKITEEEEDEECLKEEEEGLSGSGNTRLVAQPSCIQGKMRDYQLAGLNWLIRLYENGINGILADEMGLGKTLQTISILGYLHEFRGITGPHMVVAPKSTLGNWMNEIKRFCPILRAVKFLGNPDERRYIRDELLVAGKFDVCVTSFEMAIREKSALRRFSWRYIIIDEAHRIKNENSLLSKTMRLYNTNYRLLITGTPLQNNLHELWSLLNFLLPEIFSSSETFDEWFQISGENDQQEVVQQLHKVLRPFLLRRLKSDVEKGLPPKKETILKVGMSQMQKQYYKALLQKDLEVVNAGGERKRLLNIAMQLRKCCNHPYLFQGAEPGPPYTTGEHLIENAGKMVLLDKLLPKLKERDSRVLIFSQMTRLLDILEDYLIFRGYYYCRIDGNTGGDDRDASIEAFNSPGSEKFVFLLSTRAGGLGINLATADVVILYDSDWNPQVDLQAQDRAHRIGQKKEVQVFRFCAEFTIEEKVIERAYKKLALDALVIQQGRLAEQKTVNKDELLQMVRFGAEMVFSSKDSTITDEDIDRIIAKGEEATAELDAKMKKFTEDAIKFKMDDSAELYAFDDEKDEKFDFKKIVSENWMEPPKRERKRNYSESEYFKQTMRQSGPARPKEPRIPRMPQLHDFQFFNTQRLSELYEKEVRCLMQLHQRNQVKDTIDVDEPEDVGEPLTAEEQEEKERLLEEGFSTWSRRDFNTFIRACEKYGRNDITSINSEMEGKTEEEIERYAEAFKTRYKELNDYDRIIKNIERGEARISRKDEIMKAIGKKLNRYKNPWLELKIQYGQNKGKLYNEECDRFMICMVHKLGYGNWDELKAAFRTSPLFRFDWFVKSRTTQELARRCDTLIRLVERENQEYDERERQARKEKKLAKNTTPSKRSAARQATESPPSNQKKRKQLSMDDHVNSGKKRK encoded by the exons ATGGCGAAATCCTCTCGATTGAAGTACTCCTCGGACGAATCTACGTCCAATTCTTCGGAGGAAGAAGATGCTGCCAAGGATCAGCTCAACGATGAGGAAGATGAGGAGGAGCTCGAAGCCGTAGCTCGTACAACCGATGATTTTGACGACGAGGAGGAGGACAACTCCAACGCCGCTGctcaagaagaagaagaagtg GATGAAGATGTTGCAAATGAAGTGTCCAAACGTGAAAAGCTCCGGCTCAACGAAATGCAGCGGTTGAAGAAGCAGAAGATAAGAGAGATGCTAGAAGCCCCGAATGCTGCTATTGATGCTGACAtg AACAACAAAGGAAAGGGTCGATTGAAATATCTATTACAGCAGACAGAGTTGTTTTCTCATTTTGCTAAGGGTGATCAGACCTCCTCTCTGAAGAAGGCAAAAGGAAG AGGGCGCCATGCATCAAAGATAACTGAAgaggaagaagatgaagagtgTCTCAAAGAGGAAGAAGAAGGTCTTTCTGGCAGTGGAAATACAAGACTTGTGGCACAACCATCTT GTATTCAAGGAAAGATGAGGGATTACCAATTGGCTGGCTTAAATTGGTTGATAAGATTATATGAGAATGGCATTAATGGAATACTTGCTGATGAAATG GGACTCGGTAAAACATTACAAACCATCTCTATTTTGGGATACTTGCATGAGTTTAGAGGGATTACAGGCCCTCATATGGTTGTTGCTCCTAAATCTACACTTGGCAATTGGATGAATGAAATCAAACGGTTTTGTCCCATTTTGCGTGCTGTGAAATTTCTTGGAAATCCTGATGAAAGA AGATATATACGAGACGAGTTGCTAGTTGCTGGCAAGTTTGATGTTTGTGTGACAAGTTTTGAGATGGCCATTAGAGAGAAGTCTGCTTTGCGCCGATTTAGTTGGCGATATATCATTATAGATGAAGCTCATCGAATCAAGAATGAGAACTCGCTTCTCTCAAAAACGATGAGACTTTATAATACCAACTATCGGCTTTTAATAACAGGAACGCCACTTCAG AATAACCTCCACGAACTCTGGTCCCTCCTTAACTTTTTACTTCCTGAGATATTTAGCTCTTCTGAAACATTTGATGAATGGTTCCAAATTTCCGGTGAAAATGATCAACAAGAAGTTGTCCAGCAACTTCACAAG GTTCTTCGGCCATTCCTCCTTAGAAGATTGAAGTCTGATGTTGAGAAAGGTTTGCCTCCTAAAAAGGAGACAATATTAAAAGTTGGCATGTCTCAAATGCAAAAACAATACTACAAGGCATTGCTACAGAAAGATCTTGAGGTTGTAAATGCTGGCGGAGAAAGGAAGCGCCTGCTTAATATAGCAATGCAGCTCCGAAAATGTTGCAATCACCCATATTTATTTCAAGGAGCTGAACCTGGGCCACCTTATACCACTGGAGAACATCTTATAGAAAATGCTG GAAAGATGGTTCTTCTTGATAAACTGCTTCCAAAATTAAAGGAGCGTGATTCCAgggttttgatattttcacag ATGACAAGACTGTTGGACATTCTTGAAGACTACTTGATATTCCGTGGATACTATTATTGCCGAATTGATGGAAATACTGGTGGAGATGATCGAGATGCTTCCATTGAAGCCTTCAACAGTCCGGGAAGTGAGAAGTTTGTCTTTCTACTGTCAACAAGAGCCGGAGGACTTGGTATCAACCTTGCTACTGCTGATGTTGTCATTCTTTATGACAGTGATTG GAATCCGCAAGTTGATTTGCAGGCCCAGGACCGTGCTCATAGAATTGGACAGAAGAAGGAAGTGCAAGTCTTCCGTTTCTGCGCCGAG TTCACCATTGAGGAGAAAGTGATTGAGAGGGCCTATAAAAAACTTGCACTTGATGCTTTGGTTATCCAACAGGGACGATTAGCCGAGCAAAAGA CTGTTAATAAGGATGAGTTGCTGCAAATGGTGAGATTTGGTGCTGAAATGGTTTTTAGTTCGAAAGACAGCACAATAACGGATGAAGATATAGATAGAATTATTGCCAAGGGAGAAGAGGCTACAGCTGAACTTGATGCAAAGATGAAAAAATTTACTGAAGATGCTATCAAATTCAAAATGGATGATA GTGCTGAGTTGTATGCTTTTGATGATGAGAAG GATGAAAAGTTTGACTTCAAGAAAATTGTGAGTGAAAATTGGATGGAACCACCAAAAAGAGAAAGAAAGCGGAA TTACTCTGAATCAGAGTACTTCAAGCAGACAATGCGTCAAAGTGGTCCTGCAAGACCTAAAGAGCCACGAATTCCTCGCATGCCTCAGCT tcATGATTTCCAGTTCTTCAACACTCAGCGTCTTAGTGAACTGTATGAGAAAGAAGTTCGTTGTCTGATG CAATTACATCAGAGAAATCAGGTAAAAGACACAATAGATGTGGATGAACCTGAAG ATGTGGGGGAGCCGTTGACTGCTGAAGAGCAGGAAGAAAAGGAGCGGCTGCTGGAAGAA GGATTTTCAACATGGAGCAGGAGAGACTTCAATACTTTCATCAGGGCTTGTGAGAAGTATGGTCGAAATGATATCACGAGTATCAATTCCGAAATGGAAGGGAAAACCGAGGAAGAGATCGAGAGATATGCTGAAGCTTTCAAAACCCGATATAAAGAATTGAATG ATTATGATAGGATTATTAAGAACATCGAAAGAGGAGAAGCTAGAATTTCAAGGAAAGATGAGATCATGAAGGCTATAGGGAAGAAATTGAACCGCTACAAGAATCCATGGTTGGAACTGAAGATCCAATATGGCCAGAACAAAGGGAAGCTGTACAATGAAGAATGTGATCGCTTTATG ATATGTATGGTTCACAAGCTTGGATATGGGAATTGGGACGAGCTGAAAGCTGCCTTTCGCACTTCTCCATTATTTCGGTTTGATTGGTTTGTAAAATCTCGTACAACTCAAGAACTTGCAAGGAGATGTGACACACTTATCCGGCTGGTGGAGCGGGAAAATCAAGAATACGATGAGAGGGAGAGGCAAGCCCGTAAAGAGAAAAAGTTAGCCAAG AACACAACCCCCTCTAAGCGTTCCGCTGCTAGGCAGGCTACCGAGAGCCCTCCTTCCAATCAAAAGAAACGAAAGCAATTGTCAATGGACGATCATGTCAACTCG ggaaagaaaagaaaatga
- the LOC140980810 gene encoding ISWI chromatin-remodeling complex ATPase CHR11 isoform X4 encodes MQRLKKQKIREMLEAPNAAIDADMNNKGKGRLKYLLQQTELFSHFAKGDQTSSLKKAKGRGRHASKITEEEEDEECLKEEEEGLSGSGNTRLVAQPSCIQGKMRDYQLAGLNWLIRLYENGINGILADEMGLGKTLQTISILGYLHEFRGITGPHMVVAPKSTLGNWMNEIKRFCPILRAVKFLGNPDERRYIRDELLVAGKFDVCVTSFEMAIREKSALRRFSWRYIIIDEAHRIKNENSLLSKTMRLYNTNYRLLITGTPLQNNLHELWSLLNFLLPEIFSSSETFDEWFQISGENDQQEVVQQLHKVLRPFLLRRLKSDVEKGLPPKKETILKVGMSQMQKQYYKALLQKDLEVVNAGGERKRLLNIAMQLRKCCNHPYLFQGAEPGPPYTTGEHLIENAGKMVLLDKLLPKLKERDSRVLIFSQMTRLLDILEDYLIFRGYYYCRIDGNTGGDDRDASIEAFNSPGSEKFVFLLSTRAGGLGINLATADVVILYDSDWNPQVDLQAQDRAHRIGQKKEVQVFRFCAEFTIEEKVIERAYKKLALDALVIQQGRLAEQKTVNKDELLQMVRFGAEMVFSSKDSTITDEDIDRIIAKGEEATAELDAKMKKFTEDAIKFKMDDSAELYAFDDEKDEKFDFKKIVSENWMEPPKRERKRNYSESEYFKQTMRQSGPARPKEPRIPRMPQLHDFQFFNTQRLSELYEKEVRCLMQLHQRNQVKDTIDVDEPEGMFFYRDAIVLSGFVLIFSWYVVLYLDVGEPLTAEEQEEKERLLEEGFSTWSRRDFNTFIRACEKYGRNDITSINSEMEGKTEEEIERYAEAFKTRYKELNDYDRIIKNIERGEARISRKDEIMKAIGKKLNRYKNPWLELKIQYGQNKGKLYNEECDRFMICMVHKLGYGNWDELKAAFRTSPLFRFDWFVKSRTTQELARRCDTLIRLVERENQEYDERERQARKEKKLAKNTTPSKRSAARQATESPPSNQKKRKQLSMDDHVNSGKKRK; translated from the exons ATGCAGCGGTTGAAGAAGCAGAAGATAAGAGAGATGCTAGAAGCCCCGAATGCTGCTATTGATGCTGACAtg AACAACAAAGGAAAGGGTCGATTGAAATATCTATTACAGCAGACAGAGTTGTTTTCTCATTTTGCTAAGGGTGATCAGACCTCCTCTCTGAAGAAGGCAAAAGGAAG AGGGCGCCATGCATCAAAGATAACTGAAgaggaagaagatgaagagtgTCTCAAAGAGGAAGAAGAAGGTCTTTCTGGCAGTGGAAATACAAGACTTGTGGCACAACCATCTT GTATTCAAGGAAAGATGAGGGATTACCAATTGGCTGGCTTAAATTGGTTGATAAGATTATATGAGAATGGCATTAATGGAATACTTGCTGATGAAATG GGACTCGGTAAAACATTACAAACCATCTCTATTTTGGGATACTTGCATGAGTTTAGAGGGATTACAGGCCCTCATATGGTTGTTGCTCCTAAATCTACACTTGGCAATTGGATGAATGAAATCAAACGGTTTTGTCCCATTTTGCGTGCTGTGAAATTTCTTGGAAATCCTGATGAAAGA AGATATATACGAGACGAGTTGCTAGTTGCTGGCAAGTTTGATGTTTGTGTGACAAGTTTTGAGATGGCCATTAGAGAGAAGTCTGCTTTGCGCCGATTTAGTTGGCGATATATCATTATAGATGAAGCTCATCGAATCAAGAATGAGAACTCGCTTCTCTCAAAAACGATGAGACTTTATAATACCAACTATCGGCTTTTAATAACAGGAACGCCACTTCAG AATAACCTCCACGAACTCTGGTCCCTCCTTAACTTTTTACTTCCTGAGATATTTAGCTCTTCTGAAACATTTGATGAATGGTTCCAAATTTCCGGTGAAAATGATCAACAAGAAGTTGTCCAGCAACTTCACAAG GTTCTTCGGCCATTCCTCCTTAGAAGATTGAAGTCTGATGTTGAGAAAGGTTTGCCTCCTAAAAAGGAGACAATATTAAAAGTTGGCATGTCTCAAATGCAAAAACAATACTACAAGGCATTGCTACAGAAAGATCTTGAGGTTGTAAATGCTGGCGGAGAAAGGAAGCGCCTGCTTAATATAGCAATGCAGCTCCGAAAATGTTGCAATCACCCATATTTATTTCAAGGAGCTGAACCTGGGCCACCTTATACCACTGGAGAACATCTTATAGAAAATGCTG GAAAGATGGTTCTTCTTGATAAACTGCTTCCAAAATTAAAGGAGCGTGATTCCAgggttttgatattttcacag ATGACAAGACTGTTGGACATTCTTGAAGACTACTTGATATTCCGTGGATACTATTATTGCCGAATTGATGGAAATACTGGTGGAGATGATCGAGATGCTTCCATTGAAGCCTTCAACAGTCCGGGAAGTGAGAAGTTTGTCTTTCTACTGTCAACAAGAGCCGGAGGACTTGGTATCAACCTTGCTACTGCTGATGTTGTCATTCTTTATGACAGTGATTG GAATCCGCAAGTTGATTTGCAGGCCCAGGACCGTGCTCATAGAATTGGACAGAAGAAGGAAGTGCAAGTCTTCCGTTTCTGCGCCGAG TTCACCATTGAGGAGAAAGTGATTGAGAGGGCCTATAAAAAACTTGCACTTGATGCTTTGGTTATCCAACAGGGACGATTAGCCGAGCAAAAGA CTGTTAATAAGGATGAGTTGCTGCAAATGGTGAGATTTGGTGCTGAAATGGTTTTTAGTTCGAAAGACAGCACAATAACGGATGAAGATATAGATAGAATTATTGCCAAGGGAGAAGAGGCTACAGCTGAACTTGATGCAAAGATGAAAAAATTTACTGAAGATGCTATCAAATTCAAAATGGATGATA GTGCTGAGTTGTATGCTTTTGATGATGAGAAG GATGAAAAGTTTGACTTCAAGAAAATTGTGAGTGAAAATTGGATGGAACCACCAAAAAGAGAAAGAAAGCGGAA TTACTCTGAATCAGAGTACTTCAAGCAGACAATGCGTCAAAGTGGTCCTGCAAGACCTAAAGAGCCACGAATTCCTCGCATGCCTCAGCT tcATGATTTCCAGTTCTTCAACACTCAGCGTCTTAGTGAACTGTATGAGAAAGAAGTTCGTTGTCTGATG CAATTACATCAGAGAAATCAGGTAAAAGACACAATAGATGTGGATGAACCTGAAGGTATGTTCTTTTATCGAGATGCCATTGTTCTATCAGGTTTTGTTTTGATATTCTCTTGGTATGTTGTTCTCTACCTAGATGTGGGGGAGCCGTTGACTGCTGAAGAGCAGGAAGAAAAGGAGCGGCTGCTGGAAGAA GGATTTTCAACATGGAGCAGGAGAGACTTCAATACTTTCATCAGGGCTTGTGAGAAGTATGGTCGAAATGATATCACGAGTATCAATTCCGAAATGGAAGGGAAAACCGAGGAAGAGATCGAGAGATATGCTGAAGCTTTCAAAACCCGATATAAAGAATTGAATG ATTATGATAGGATTATTAAGAACATCGAAAGAGGAGAAGCTAGAATTTCAAGGAAAGATGAGATCATGAAGGCTATAGGGAAGAAATTGAACCGCTACAAGAATCCATGGTTGGAACTGAAGATCCAATATGGCCAGAACAAAGGGAAGCTGTACAATGAAGAATGTGATCGCTTTATG ATATGTATGGTTCACAAGCTTGGATATGGGAATTGGGACGAGCTGAAAGCTGCCTTTCGCACTTCTCCATTATTTCGGTTTGATTGGTTTGTAAAATCTCGTACAACTCAAGAACTTGCAAGGAGATGTGACACACTTATCCGGCTGGTGGAGCGGGAAAATCAAGAATACGATGAGAGGGAGAGGCAAGCCCGTAAAGAGAAAAAGTTAGCCAAG AACACAACCCCCTCTAAGCGTTCCGCTGCTAGGCAGGCTACCGAGAGCCCTCCTTCCAATCAAAAGAAACGAAAGCAATTGTCAATGGACGATCATGTCAACTCG ggaaagaaaagaaaatga